From the genome of Verrucomicrobiia bacterium, one region includes:
- a CDS encoding acyltransferase — MQPTGLLPQWLRFINAARRGVLNSLWRTEARARGLELGQGVIFTGRPYLKRFPGSRIVLGERVCLNSALRSNPLGCGRPVSLVTTRSGAEIILGPGVGLSSTAISAAKRVEIGEGTFVGADAMIFDNDFHAPIGEWNWGEAASDNPKPVIIGRGVFIGARAIILKGVRIGDRAIVGAGAVVSREVPSGHVAVGNPAQVLSPKNAPRALTGR; from the coding sequence ATGCAACCGACCGGTTTGTTGCCTCAATGGCTGCGCTTCATCAACGCCGCCAGACGCGGAGTGTTGAACTCCCTCTGGCGAACGGAAGCGCGGGCGCGCGGCCTGGAGTTAGGGCAAGGAGTGATATTCACCGGCCGCCCCTACCTCAAACGGTTTCCAGGTTCGCGCATTGTTTTGGGTGAGCGGGTTTGCCTGAACAGCGCTCTGCGCAGCAACCCGCTTGGATGTGGTCGTCCGGTGTCATTGGTGACTACGCGGTCAGGAGCAGAAATTATTTTAGGCCCGGGGGTGGGATTGAGCAGCACGGCGATCAGTGCGGCGAAACGGGTGGAAATTGGCGAAGGCACTTTTGTAGGTGCGGACGCAATGATCTTCGATAATGACTTTCATGCTCCCATCGGCGAATGGAATTGGGGGGAAGCCGCATCGGACAACCCCAAACCGGTTATCATTGGTCGGGGCGTTTTTATTGGTGCCCGAGCGATTATTCTCAAGGGCGTTCGGATCGGCGACCGGGCGATTGTTGGGGCCGGGGCCGTGGTCAGTCGGGAGGTCCCATCGGGGCACGTTGCAGTAGGCAATCCCGCTCAGGTGCTGTCGCCCAAAAACGCTCCGCGCGCCTTGACCGGGCGCTGA
- a CDS encoding glycosyltransferase family 4 protein, which produces MSLKSPSELLSGERPLTVAWFSFFPIEWLPDAPEEIRRLPRLHPASWQRVLFDQFAADRRLKLHIIVLRKQFARDQTFEVRGVTFHLRKVRGGTRAPSFFWLDTWVIQRVLREIKPDVVHAWGTEQGAAIVANRLGYPQVVTIQGLISWYEQVVPVPWMVKLAGRIERASLPNAKTLTTEARFTVNWLQQHYPRVCVEQIEHAPDPVFHQLRRQPSLQPLRLIFVGALDYRKGGDVLLLALDQLRTEFQFELIVVGGLKPDVQELTAEVSQELWSRVQMKSNLTHVEIAAELSQATLAVCASRADVSPNAVKEAVVAGVPVVATAVGGIPDYVIPGRNGVLCQPGRVEELVAALRSAFTDSEFSKGQVNLETLQKMRVYLSPQTMARRFYETYISVVQKTARG; this is translated from the coding sequence ATGAGTTTGAAGTCACCCAGTGAGTTGCTGTCGGGGGAGCGTCCTTTGACGGTCGCCTGGTTTTCTTTCTTTCCGATCGAATGGTTGCCGGATGCGCCGGAGGAAATCCGGCGCTTGCCCCGGCTGCATCCCGCTTCCTGGCAGCGCGTTTTGTTTGATCAATTTGCTGCCGATCGCCGCCTCAAATTACACATCATCGTCTTACGCAAACAATTTGCGCGGGATCAGACTTTCGAAGTGCGCGGAGTGACTTTCCATCTGCGCAAAGTGCGAGGGGGCACCAGAGCTCCATCATTCTTCTGGTTGGACACCTGGGTGATCCAGCGCGTCTTGCGTGAGATCAAGCCTGACGTGGTTCATGCGTGGGGAACGGAGCAAGGAGCGGCGATCGTGGCCAACCGACTGGGCTATCCCCAGGTGGTGACGATTCAAGGCTTAATCAGCTGGTACGAACAGGTCGTGCCGGTGCCGTGGATGGTCAAATTGGCGGGCCGGATCGAACGGGCTTCATTGCCGAACGCGAAAACGCTTACGACCGAGGCGCGATTCACGGTGAACTGGTTACAACAGCATTATCCGCGTGTTTGCGTTGAACAGATCGAGCACGCGCCCGATCCGGTATTTCATCAATTGCGTCGGCAGCCATCACTGCAACCGCTGCGACTCATTTTTGTGGGCGCGCTGGATTATCGCAAAGGTGGCGACGTCTTGTTGCTCGCTTTGGATCAGCTGCGTACGGAATTTCAATTTGAACTTATCGTCGTGGGCGGCCTGAAACCAGACGTGCAGGAGTTAACCGCTGAAGTGTCGCAGGAGCTTTGGTCGCGCGTGCAAATGAAAAGCAATCTGACGCATGTGGAAATCGCAGCTGAGCTTAGCCAGGCCACGCTGGCGGTGTGTGCTTCGCGGGCGGATGTCAGCCCGAACGCCGTAAAGGAAGCCGTCGTGGCTGGAGTCCCGGTAGTGGCGACGGCGGTGGGTGGAATTCCTGATTACGTCATCCCTGGCCGCAACGGCGTGCTGTGTCAGCCGGGTCGTGTTGAAGAACTGGTGGCGGCCCTACGCTCTGCCTTCACCGATTCTGAATTTTCCAAAGGCCAGGTAAACCTGGAGACGCTCCAGAAGATGCGGGTTTATTTGTCGCCGCAAACCATGGCACGCCGGTTCTACGAGACTTACATTTCGGTCGTGCAAAAAACGGCGCGCGGATAA
- a CDS encoding DUF4038 domain-containing protein, which translates to MRCRFTLICAEGGAVIGNQRSDRWGEGLPLQQTWNHPCAFVSCDMRPHFSDDPALELVWRSRFDINGNWRRLTRRFGLCMSGAAVAFTFIATVPAAIPITQWQRWERQLTSITEYANPCTDVKISVRFDGPTGQTRTALGFWDGGRRFLIRGVFPTAGEWHWQTTCSDTNNLGLHNQSGTVRVKRTSGTDALAQHGYLRVSEDGRLLVHADGTPFLWIGDTCWAAPVHATDAEWAHYVSNRVTRGYSVLQLSIAPEWALDHAPQNLPPPFLSKLPDITQPNPAFFQHLDRRLALANDQGLVVMISGLMETPHRYPPPEQIAVFSRYVAARYSSFEVIFSPSFDSPIREAETLASVDAVREAAPASLVTMHLGTGVGPRFHAADWLAFDMYQSGHNGGNRAQQSARAIGMPADILALAPRKPVINGEAIYEGELGGAFDVRRTAWLSFLSGAVGYTAGINEVYRWTDQATAMMNVPSSDMIALLARVLRAVPWRQLEPQPKRILNQPEDRAAWMALAFTADKTVGLAYLPQNTNLVLNLDGLAPRYEVLWINPATGESIPDHVVTAAPELQLAAPNAKDWVALLATPQNPVLAQVKKALERVTYRQPPSPLAISFGVNAAPTGLVRKSPRDGMFTNATFRGVPCLLNENPQRNRYLYLDLDDRIAFRGGVNRMRVEVRLQSDEPLEQVQLQFDAAGAAEIVNTYRSTASAWLKRDGIWSTVGFVAEAPYLGNRQNSGADFRVDLGGVQCRIASLQVFLE; encoded by the coding sequence GTGAGGTGCCGGTTCACCTTGATTTGTGCCGAGGGCGGCGCGGTCATCGGCAACCAACGGTCGGATCGCTGGGGCGAAGGGTTGCCGTTGCAGCAGACTTGGAATCATCCGTGCGCTTTCGTATCTTGCGACATGAGGCCGCATTTTTCTGATGATCCAGCGCTGGAGCTGGTTTGGCGCTCACGATTCGACATCAACGGTAACTGGCGGCGGCTGACGCGTCGTTTCGGGTTGTGCATGAGTGGAGCGGCGGTGGCGTTTACGTTCATTGCAACGGTGCCGGCGGCGATTCCGATCACTCAATGGCAGCGGTGGGAGCGTCAACTCACCAGTATCACGGAATATGCGAACCCCTGCACCGATGTGAAAATCAGTGTGCGTTTCGACGGTCCGACCGGCCAGACGCGGACGGCGTTGGGGTTCTGGGATGGAGGGCGGCGATTTCTGATCCGGGGTGTTTTCCCCACTGCGGGAGAGTGGCACTGGCAAACCACTTGTTCCGATACCAACAATCTCGGATTGCACAACCAATCCGGAACGGTGCGGGTGAAACGGACCAGCGGCACGGATGCGCTGGCGCAGCATGGCTATCTGCGCGTTTCCGAGGATGGCCGGTTGCTGGTTCATGCCGACGGCACGCCGTTTTTGTGGATTGGCGACACTTGTTGGGCGGCGCCGGTTCACGCTACGGATGCGGAATGGGCGCATTATGTCAGCAATCGCGTAACGCGCGGCTACTCCGTGCTGCAATTGTCCATCGCTCCCGAATGGGCATTGGACCACGCTCCACAAAACCTCCCGCCTCCCTTTCTGTCGAAGCTGCCGGACATCACGCAACCCAATCCCGCTTTCTTTCAACACCTGGACCGAAGGCTGGCTTTGGCGAATGATCAAGGACTGGTGGTGATGATCTCCGGTTTAATGGAAACTCCGCATCGCTATCCGCCGCCAGAACAGATCGCCGTCTTCAGTCGTTACGTGGCGGCGCGGTACAGTTCTTTTGAAGTGATTTTTTCACCGAGTTTCGACAGCCCGATTCGTGAAGCCGAAACTCTGGCGTCCGTGGACGCGGTGCGCGAAGCGGCGCCAGCCAGTCTTGTAACCATGCACCTGGGCACGGGCGTCGGCCCGCGTTTTCACGCTGCCGACTGGCTTGCGTTCGACATGTATCAGAGCGGTCACAACGGGGGCAATCGCGCTCAACAATCCGCGCGCGCCATCGGCATGCCGGCGGATATTTTGGCGCTGGCGCCGCGCAAGCCCGTCATCAACGGCGAAGCGATCTATGAGGGCGAACTGGGCGGCGCCTTCGACGTGCGCCGTACCGCGTGGTTGAGCTTCTTATCCGGGGCCGTGGGCTACACCGCCGGCATCAATGAAGTCTATCGCTGGACCGATCAGGCCACGGCGATGATGAATGTGCCTTCAAGCGACATGATTGCTCTACTGGCTCGGGTGTTGCGAGCCGTTCCCTGGCGGCAGCTTGAACCGCAACCGAAACGGATTCTCAATCAGCCCGAGGATCGCGCCGCTTGGATGGCGTTGGCGTTCACCGCCGACAAAACCGTGGGTCTTGCCTACCTGCCGCAAAATACCAACCTGGTGTTGAACCTGGACGGCCTCGCGCCCCGCTACGAGGTGCTGTGGATTAATCCGGCCACTGGCGAATCAATTCCGGACCACGTCGTCACTGCCGCGCCAGAACTCCAACTGGCCGCGCCGAATGCGAAAGACTGGGTGGCGCTGCTTGCCACCCCGCAAAACCCGGTGTTGGCTCAGGTCAAGAAAGCGCTTGAGCGCGTGACCTACCGACAACCCCCATCCCCCCTCGCGATCAGCTTCGGCGTGAACGCCGCCCCGACGGGTTTGGTGCGGAAATCTCCTCGCGACGGGATGTTCACCAACGCCACCTTTCGAGGCGTGCCGTGCCTTCTGAACGAGAATCCACAACGCAACCGTTATCTCTATCTCGATCTGGACGATCGTATCGCGTTCCGTGGCGGAGTGAATCGGATGCGCGTCGAGGTTCGGCTGCAATCCGATGAACCATTGGAGCAGGTGCAACTGCAATTCGACGCCGCTGGCGCCGCTGAAATCGTCAACACCTACCGTTCGACGGCGTCGGCATGGCTCAAACGGGATGGCATCTGGAGCACGGTGGGTTTTGTGGCGGAAGCGCCTTATCTGGGCAATCGCCAGAACAGTGGCGCCGATTTCCGGGTGGACCTGGGTGGGGTCCAGTGTCGGATTGCGTCGCTTCAGGTGTTTTTGGAATAA
- a CDS encoding PQQ-binding-like beta-propeller repeat protein — protein MNKFWRGFWIMCGSAVFTVAPLSGAAEIHYTVTNLWQAPVGLYNQSSPALGSDGVIYITGWQGQLRAINPNGSEKWNFYFGVDTVSSPAVGAEDVVYFGARDKNIYAVSASGKKLWSFKTGGWVDASPALGADGTIYCGAADGKFRALTADGQLKWAFPTSQPIVASAVIDGAGCIYFGANDRKFYALNPDGSLRWEFVTGGAIISSPAIGSEGELYFTSTDGKFYAVNSDGIPRWTLSTGGISASAPVLGPDGTIYVSVNTNHCAISAEGKMLWQRGFWNLTQADLFGESAAAVLANNTVVFTGRDGYVMTVPDDDGGKEWIWNYWLFSPSYSSPLVAPDGVIYVMGLARELSALQRNIPLAQSPWPTARGNSQRTGRIASAF, from the coding sequence ATGAACAAATTTTGGCGTGGGTTCTGGATCATGTGTGGCAGTGCCGTGTTCACTGTCGCGCCGTTGAGTGGGGCCGCTGAGATCCACTATACGGTAACGAATCTCTGGCAGGCGCCGGTCGGGCTTTACAACCAATCCTCGCCGGCACTTGGTTCGGACGGGGTCATTTATATCACGGGTTGGCAGGGACAATTGCGGGCCATCAATCCCAACGGTTCAGAAAAGTGGAACTTTTATTTTGGTGTGGATACCGTGTCCTCGCCTGCCGTTGGCGCCGAAGACGTCGTGTATTTCGGCGCGCGCGATAAAAACATCTATGCCGTTTCCGCCAGTGGCAAAAAGCTCTGGAGCTTCAAAACCGGCGGTTGGGTTGACGCCTCGCCGGCTCTGGGCGCGGACGGAACAATTTACTGCGGGGCGGCGGATGGAAAGTTCCGTGCTTTGACTGCTGATGGTCAACTGAAATGGGCCTTTCCGACCAGTCAGCCCATTGTTGCTTCGGCGGTGATTGATGGTGCGGGCTGCATCTATTTCGGCGCCAATGATCGTAAGTTTTACGCGCTGAATCCGGATGGCTCGCTGCGTTGGGAGTTCGTGACCGGCGGCGCCATTATTTCCTCGCCCGCCATTGGCAGTGAGGGCGAACTTTATTTCACTTCCACCGACGGCAAATTTTACGCTGTTAATTCGGATGGAATCCCGCGCTGGACATTGTCAACCGGCGGCATTTCGGCATCTGCTCCGGTCCTCGGACCGGACGGAACAATTTATGTCTCGGTGAACACCAATCATTGCGCCATTTCTGCGGAGGGAAAAATGCTTTGGCAACGTGGTTTTTGGAATTTGACGCAAGCCGATCTGTTCGGGGAAAGCGCGGCGGCAGTGTTGGCAAATAACACGGTCGTGTTCACTGGACGCGATGGCTACGTGATGACGGTTCCGGACGATGATGGTGGCAAGGAGTGGATCTGGAACTACTGGCTCTTTTCGCCCTCGTACTCATCGCCCTTGGTGGCTCCGGACGGCGTCATTTACGTGATGGGATTGGCGCGCGAACTTAGCGCCTTGCAGCGCAATATCCCGCTCGCTCAGTCGCCCTGGCCCACCGCGCGGGGCAATTCGCAGCGCACGGGACGAATCGCCAGTGCTTTTTGA
- a CDS encoding CoA-binding protein produces the protein MKTVAILGASSDRKKFGNKAVRAFQRQGYTVFPVNPKGGTIEGLPVFTSITAVPQRPHKISVYLPPAVLLSELSAIAAKGCDELWLNPGTESPEALATAERLGLRVVQACSILGINEHPETL, from the coding sequence ATGAAAACCGTCGCCATTCTCGGTGCTTCCAGCGACCGAAAGAAATTCGGCAATAAAGCCGTGCGCGCCTTTCAACGCCAGGGTTACACCGTTTTTCCGGTCAATCCCAAGGGCGGCACCATCGAGGGCCTTCCGGTTTTTACCTCCATCACCGCAGTTCCCCAACGCCCGCACAAGATCAGCGTTTATCTGCCGCCCGCGGTGTTGTTGTCCGAGTTGTCGGCGATCGCCGCCAAAGGCTGTGATGAGCTTTGGCTGAATCCCGGCACCGAATCGCCGGAAGCATTGGCGACGGCAGAACGGCTGGGATTGCGCGTCGTGCAGGCGTGCAGCATCCTCGGGATCAACGAGCATCCGGAGACGCTCTGA
- the uvrB gene encoding excinuclease ABC subunit UvrB, giving the protein MSFNLVSEYAPAGDQPQAIAKLTDGVLAGAKHQVLLGVTGSGKTFTIANVIKNVNKPTLVISHNKTLAAQLYAEFKGFFPHNAVEYFVSYFDYYQPEAYIPRTDTFIEKDSSTNDDIERLRLSAMSSLFARRDVVVVASVSCIYGIGSREDYEAMLIHLHVGQRFTREQLLEKLVALQYNRNDITFERGNFRVRGDTVELCPAYTEEGLRIEFFGDEIERITRFEPLTGKKLASLESVTVFPGKQFVTTPDKMKRAVVTIREELGERIREFEKQGKLLEAQRVKQRTEFDLEMMEEMGFCSGIENYSRHIAGRPPGSRPCTLLDFLPEDYLLVIDESHATVPQLGGMYEGDRSRKTVLVEYGFRLPSALDNRPLRFEEFQTMQNQTIYVSATPARRELEWARASAALVKPAIIPVTQPSATPSASGGESRGEKAAQATGVVELVVRPTGLIDPKVTIKPLQGQIDDLIEECRQRADARERVLVTTLTKRTAEELTDYLRDIGVSVRYLHSEIDAIERVEILRALRKGEFDVLVGINLLREGLDLPEVSLVAILDADKEGFLRSETSLVQTAGRAARHLHGEVILYADVRTDSIKRFLAVTEYRRQKQLAYNAEHHITPRSVKRAVEESLVEREGARQEAAGVLRDASMDVDLTETINELESEMLTAANNLEFEKAALLRDQIKELKRATDGVSSAATAKTASVNYSRRAPVKRRKTTRTHQA; this is encoded by the coding sequence GTGTCGTTCAACCTTGTTTCCGAATACGCGCCCGCCGGGGATCAGCCGCAAGCGATTGCGAAGCTGACCGATGGCGTGTTGGCGGGCGCGAAGCATCAGGTGTTGCTGGGCGTCACCGGTTCGGGCAAGACGTTCACGATTGCCAACGTGATTAAAAACGTCAACAAACCCACGTTGGTCATCTCTCACAACAAAACGCTGGCCGCGCAGCTCTACGCCGAATTCAAAGGATTTTTCCCTCACAACGCCGTCGAATATTTCGTCAGTTACTTCGACTATTATCAGCCCGAAGCCTACATTCCGCGCACCGACACGTTCATCGAAAAGGATTCGTCCACCAACGACGACATCGAGCGGCTGCGGCTTTCCGCGATGAGCAGTTTGTTCGCCCGGCGCGACGTGGTGGTGGTGGCCAGCGTCTCGTGCATTTACGGCATTGGCAGCCGCGAGGATTATGAGGCGATGCTGATTCATCTGCACGTCGGGCAACGGTTCACGCGTGAGCAACTGCTCGAAAAACTTGTGGCGCTCCAATACAACCGCAACGACATCACTTTCGAACGCGGTAATTTTCGCGTGCGCGGCGACACGGTTGAATTGTGTCCAGCCTACACGGAGGAGGGATTGCGCATCGAATTTTTTGGCGATGAGATCGAGCGCATCACCCGCTTCGAGCCGCTGACGGGGAAAAAACTGGCGTCGCTCGAAAGCGTGACGGTGTTTCCGGGCAAGCAATTCGTCACCACGCCGGACAAGATGAAGCGGGCGGTCGTGACCATTCGCGAGGAACTGGGCGAACGCATCCGCGAATTTGAGAAACAAGGCAAATTGCTCGAGGCGCAACGGGTCAAGCAACGGACGGAATTCGATCTGGAGATGATGGAGGAAATGGGCTTTTGCTCGGGAATCGAAAATTATTCGCGGCACATCGCCGGGCGTCCGCCCGGTTCGCGTCCCTGCACGTTGCTGGACTTTTTGCCGGAAGATTATCTGCTGGTGATTGACGAATCGCACGCCACCGTGCCGCAGCTCGGCGGCATGTATGAAGGCGATCGTTCGCGCAAAACGGTGCTGGTGGAATACGGTTTTCGTCTGCCGAGCGCGCTGGATAACCGTCCGCTCCGCTTCGAGGAATTCCAGACGATGCAAAACCAGACCATTTACGTCAGCGCCACGCCGGCGCGGCGGGAATTGGAATGGGCCAGGGCGAGTGCGGCGCTCGTGAAGCCGGCGATCATCCCCGTCACCCAACCTTCGGCCACCCCCTCCGCCAGCGGAGGAGAGAGCCGGGGTGAGAAGGCGGCTCAGGCGACGGGCGTGGTTGAACTCGTCGTGCGCCCCACGGGTTTGATTGATCCCAAAGTCACCATCAAACCGCTCCAGGGACAGATTGACGATCTCATCGAGGAATGTCGTCAGCGCGCCGATGCGCGGGAACGCGTCCTGGTGACTACGCTCACCAAGCGCACCGCCGAGGAGCTGACGGATTACCTGCGCGACATCGGGGTGAGCGTGCGTTATCTGCACAGTGAGATTGACGCCATTGAGCGCGTGGAAATTTTGCGGGCGTTGCGCAAGGGCGAGTTCGACGTGCTGGTGGGCATCAACCTGTTGCGCGAAGGATTGGACCTGCCCGAAGTTTCGCTCGTGGCGATTCTCGATGCGGACAAGGAGGGCTTTCTGCGCAGCGAAACCAGCCTGGTGCAAACCGCCGGCCGCGCGGCGCGACATCTGCACGGGGAAGTCATCCTTTATGCCGACGTGAGGACCGACAGCATCAAGCGCTTTCTTGCCGTGACCGAGTACCGCCGCCAGAAACAACTGGCCTACAATGCCGAGCATCACATCACGCCGCGCAGCGTGAAACGGGCGGTCGAGGAGAGTTTGGTGGAACGCGAAGGAGCGCGCCAGGAAGCGGCGGGAGTGTTGCGCGACGCGAGCATGGACGTGGACCTCACGGAAACCATCAATGAACTCGAATCCGAAATGCTTACGGCGGCAAACAATCTGGAATTCGAGAAAGCCGCCCTGTTGCGCGACCAAATCAAGGAATTGAAACGTGCGACCGATGGGGTATCATCCGCAGCGACGGCGAAAACCGCGTCCGTCAATTACTCCCGAAGGGCACCAGTGAAACGTCGGAAAACTACTCGAACCCATCAGGCATGA
- a CDS encoding rhomboid family intramembrane serine protease, with protein MRAIAQLANATQARTFSDYLLAQKIPNEVEEDSGSWIVWVLDEEQITEAQTRLQKFLAQPGAPEFQVAGAQAAQIRADEAKAHAKFIRRQRAAQQLLAKSGEHSLGFLTCGLIAVCVLVALLSQMGAEIQIVRKLVMADPLRADGTFLPDVRAGELWRLVTPIFLHFGLLHLLFNMMWLFQLGNMIEARRGAAMLGALVLVTGTLPMLAQYLVSGPGFVGGMSGVIYGLAGYAWIVGRKDPASGIGLNQQSWLILLIWLVLCFTGMLGRIANTAHVAGLLIGLGWGWLSGWQQGRRR; from the coding sequence ATGAGGGCCATTGCGCAACTCGCTAATGCGACTCAGGCTCGAACCTTTAGCGATTATCTGCTCGCTCAAAAAATCCCCAATGAAGTGGAGGAGGACAGCGGTTCGTGGATCGTTTGGGTTTTGGATGAGGAACAAATTACTGAAGCCCAGACGCGACTCCAAAAATTTCTGGCCCAGCCCGGAGCGCCCGAGTTTCAGGTGGCCGGCGCCCAAGCCGCTCAAATCCGGGCGGACGAAGCGAAAGCGCACGCCAAGTTTATCCGGCGGCAGCGCGCGGCGCAGCAGCTCCTTGCGAAATCTGGGGAACACAGTCTCGGTTTCCTCACGTGCGGTTTGATTGCGGTGTGTGTGCTGGTGGCCCTTCTTTCGCAAATGGGCGCTGAAATTCAAATCGTCCGCAAGCTGGTTATGGCGGATCCGCTGCGCGCCGATGGGACATTTCTACCCGACGTTCGCGCCGGTGAACTCTGGCGGCTGGTGACGCCGATCTTTCTGCACTTCGGTCTGCTGCATCTGCTGTTCAACATGATGTGGTTGTTTCAATTGGGGAATATGATTGAAGCGCGGCGCGGCGCGGCGATGTTGGGTGCGTTGGTTTTGGTCACTGGCACCCTGCCCATGCTGGCGCAGTATCTGGTTAGCGGTCCCGGCTTTGTAGGGGGCATGTCGGGAGTGATCTACGGTCTGGCGGGTTACGCCTGGATCGTGGGAAGAAAAGATCCAGCTTCGGGTATTGGTCTGAATCAGCAAAGCTGGCTCATTCTCCTCATCTGGCTGGTGTTGTGCTTCACGGGAATGCTCGGTCGCATTGCCAACACCGCCCATGTCGCCGGATTGCTGATCGGATTGGGCTGGGGCTGGTTGAGTGGATGGCAACAGGGACGGCGGCGATAA
- a CDS encoding FkbM family methyltransferase, which yields MTVFGKKNPPVLLAQAWACWWSLRKSGAFCWGDAWMNWRSWLLPSRFAYRAAGRALARETTIQTIEADVHQVTLKKSGLKFFWIGKLDNNVYWTLAQEFDPTYPHYYTTPPIRLTPESIILDVGACEGLFAYRTLRQGLAAKVICFEPSERTADYLRRGATMNAVEDRLITEVMAVSHQSGRVGFAEGDSPTANRIVSENDGALTKQIPAVTLDQYCAQHRLVLGPRDLIKVDAEGADFDVLRGAEQLIRQGKPQITVTTYHLEAHAREILTYLRSIQPAYRFRLKGLTRFGPVHDSEGSRLRPVLLQAAFETEA from the coding sequence ATGACTGTATTCGGCAAGAAAAATCCTCCGGTGCTGCTGGCCCAGGCTTGGGCTTGTTGGTGGTCGTTACGTAAGAGCGGGGCCTTTTGTTGGGGTGACGCCTGGATGAATTGGCGTTCCTGGCTGCTGCCAAGTCGCTTTGCCTATCGGGCGGCCGGACGTGCCTTGGCGCGCGAGACCACCATTCAGACAATTGAAGCGGACGTGCATCAAGTAACTTTAAAAAAATCGGGGCTGAAGTTTTTTTGGATCGGCAAGTTGGATAACAATGTTTATTGGACGTTGGCCCAAGAGTTTGATCCCACGTATCCGCATTATTACACCACGCCACCCATTCGACTGACTCCGGAAAGCATCATTTTGGACGTTGGCGCTTGTGAGGGACTTTTTGCTTATCGAACGCTGCGGCAGGGGCTTGCGGCCAAAGTAATTTGTTTCGAGCCATCCGAGCGAACTGCCGACTACCTGCGGCGCGGAGCCACCATGAATGCGGTGGAGGATCGGCTCATCACCGAAGTCATGGCGGTCAGTCACCAATCTGGCCGCGTTGGTTTTGCGGAGGGTGACAGCCCAACCGCCAACCGCATCGTTAGTGAAAACGACGGCGCATTAACCAAGCAAATTCCGGCGGTGACCTTGGACCAGTATTGCGCCCAACATCGTCTCGTGCTTGGGCCTCGAGATCTCATTAAGGTGGATGCCGAAGGCGCGGATTTTGATGTGTTGCGCGGGGCCGAGCAGTTGATTCGTCAGGGAAAACCTCAAATCACGGTGACCACTTATCACCTCGAAGCTCACGCGCGTGAAATCCTTACCTATTTGCGTTCCATCCAGCCAGCCTATCGGTTCCGTTTGAAAGGTCTGACCCGCTTCGGCCCGGTTCACGACTCCGAAGGCTCCCGGTTACGTCCGGTGTTATTACAGGCCGCGTTTGAAACGGAGGCTTGA